In Plutella xylostella chromosome 8, ilPluXylo3.1, whole genome shotgun sequence, the genomic stretch gcctgtatacttttagccgcaggccaccgtaccatTGAGAAATACTGGAAGAGGGTGAAGTATCTTACCCACAAATTCTTCCTCCTGTTTCTTAGGTATCTTCATGCTAATCTCATCCTTGATGTCGTCGATCAGTTTGTAGATGATGTTGTGGTGTTTGATGGCAATATTACTCTTCTTCGCTTCAACCGTCACCGCCGGAGGGCAGTCTACGTTAAATGCGTATATCACTGCGTTGAACGCGTCTGCGACCTGAAGagaattcatttagtaaattaTCACACGTAAAGCACGGATCACCTAAGTCAGTATAGtaagacttaaaaaaactattatagTTTATGTCTCAAGAAATGACTCTCTGGATATTTCAGTTATCAGTGTCTAGTAGGTCTATGGCTATCAGAATGATTTTAGTAAAAGCCACTAAATCATTTTCAATGTCATCACTACCGAATCTACCAATGGCAGTGTGGCCGAGGAGCAGGATTATACAGCATAATCTATAACCCAAAAGAGGATGTCTGTTGGCTGAAGATGATGAGACTGATGTTTACCTCGAGATCGCTGGGCGTGACCTGCCCCACTCCGAAGTGAACGAGGTCCAGCCTGACGCGGTCGTGCTCGTCGTACGTCTCCAGAATGTCTAGGATCGCTTCTACTGACCCGTCCACATCGCCTGAAAATGTATAAacatgtattattttattacacattTGTATAAAGTCTTCTAACTTGACTTGAATGACTGTGACGGCCGAGTGGAAGATGATTGAAGAATAGTGGCAATGGACACCAATGGACACCATTGTTCAATTTTGAAGGCTTATTTTGGCACAAGGATAGAAGCGACAACGAACAATATGTGTCACCTATTCATTCTGTTCTGACCGCGTTGTCGAATTTGGACTCAGAGACAGACATAATTTTAAGAATGTGAAATGGTAgtagagtaatattatgactatcgacagataattgtaaatttttacgttgatCCGCCGCATTACAAAGCAGCCCTGTTTTGTAATGCGGCTAGCcgtaatgtaatacggcggataatacgatccggctgcgacatatagaatatttaatttcaaaagaTTGTTTTACCTTTAACAATGACGCTGAGTGTGGGATGCGTGTCGTGCTGGATCATCTTCTGGCGCGGGCCGGTGGGGCGCAGGCGCATGCGGCCGATGCTGCGCTTGTGGTCCAACCGGGCGCGGTACTCTGTGTTGTGGTCACTTTCTTTAACCTGTGGTTAGTAAAAATGCCAATGTCAAAAAAAGAGAAAGAGGGTTACATAACAGTTGCAAGGATATTATTGATCGACCCGATTtatacacatttaataaacacccactttggattatttatgtaagaatGATTAATTTACCTTGATAGCCTCGAGGTCCACTGCTTGTTTCTCCTTCATTTTCTGGTTGGCTCGCCACCGCATCACTTCGTTGGCGCGTTTCTGTTGAGATGATTACAATATTaggattattatttattatagttaaaaaTTGAACTGCAGCATCAAGTTATACAGTTTGAAAGACGCAAATGCGACGTAAATCTGTTTTCACGTCTTATGTCTTGTCGTGCGCGCCACTATAACACCCAAAACCATCACGCCCTCGCTTCACGAAACATCCCAAGGGTGACCTATAGTCGGTAGTTCTGTGTCTCCTGGGCTCGTACCTCGGAGGCCACCTCCAGCACCTGGTCGCCGGCGGAGGGCAGCTCGCGCCAGCCCAGCACCGCCGCGGGCGTCGACGGCGGCGCCTCTTGCAAGGGAACACCTTCGGCTGAGTTTATCACGCGCACCTAGAAAGAGAAGATGTGGATTAGATAAGCCGTCAACTGTCATATATTGGCAAGATTCGGGGAGTATAAAATTCAATATAAACACAATTTATTAggaaatagaatagaacataCGAAAGGCTACACTCACTCACTGCTACCCATGGCTTTTGGCATGATTTTCAATTAATCATTATAAAGTGTAAATTACCTTTGCCCATCCGTTGCCAGCTACGATCACTGACCCTCTTCGTAGAGTTCCTCTTTGTACTAATACTGTGGCTTGCtttctaaaaaacataacGCATgttaaaataggtataaaagTAACACTTGGATTGTCCTAAGATTGAGCGAATACTACATAATCATTAGTCGCCACGACACTCTACCCTAGTCTTAAATAAACATGACCAAACATACAGTATTATCAATAGCAGCTTTCGTTTACGCCACCAGAAAATTGGTACTTACAAGGCAATCGGTCAAGTTATGTGACTAGACTCTGAACTCTACATATAGTTTAACTTACGTAATAAGCATGGCATATCAAAGAACTCACCCAGTCCTCGGGTCAACTTGTGCCTCTATGACCACCCCTTCAACATAACCACCGGGGTCAGCCTTCAACTCCATCAACTGTGCTTGCAGCGTCAACGCTTCCACCAGCGTATCTAGATTAGTCTtcttgagagctgatatcggGATCGCTTGGACATCACCGCCCATCTCCTCGCAGACTACGCCGCATTGCGCTAGCTCTTGCAATGTGCGTTTCTGAAAGAGAGGTGTGGAATATGAGATGGTTTGGTCGTTTGGGGTGCATTTCCTTTGACAAGGAGGGTGGAACAATTGGCCAATCATTGTATTTCTACCAGAAATTTGTAGTGTTCTAGCAGTGTGATTGGTCAATTGCTGTGCTGCCGTGATCCGAGTCAGTGGAAACGCACCCTTAAGGTAAGAGAGGCAGCGTAGAAGAATAGGCATACCTACAATGTTCACGTCTGGTTTGTCGATTTTGTTGACCGCCACCAATATTGGAACTGAAACAAGATAAGGTATGTTTGGTTAATATATTGTGTTTTGTGTACTGTATCAGTCAATTCCACCAGAATGAGCCGTCTGACTAAGACCTACGTTCTTGgtagatattattatcaatattgcttctgcaatattgattGCTAGTGTAAACCCTCCTTCAGACTCGCGAGGGGCCTAACGTACCTAATATGTTTTCGCCCTAGAACAGGTCTTAAGGAAAATCTGTCACTGTTCTAATCATCAGCCTCCCTGGCCATCCTCACAGCTTCCTTGGTCTGTTCCATGACGCCGTcgtccgccgccgccagcaccACCACGTCGGTGGCGAGCGCGCAAGCGACCGCATCAAGGAGAATGCCGCGTGCCCCACAGTGTCTAAGAGTGTTACCGCTTCTGCAGATGTGTGTGACTAGGCTAAGGAGgtacactgataaaattgcaccctgtataggttacatacttacctatattccCGAAAAATGCTGCTACAGGAATTCACGAGTCCAgcgtcactgataaaattccaccctgtatagattACACACTTACTTACCAAAATTCGAGAAAAAAAGTTGGTGCTACATAAATTCACGAGAgcgtcactgataaaattccaccctacCCGCATTGTCTAGTTTCATCTAGAGTAGCTACAAAACCCTCACCATCAGCCTCCCTGGCCATCCTCACGGCTTCTCTAGTCTGGTCCATGACGCCGTcgtccgccgccgccagcaccACCACGTCGGTGGCGAGCGCGCCGCGCGACCGCGTCAAGGAGAATGTCACTGCTTCTGAACTGAATGTGCCAGCAGAGTGAGATTTTACCGGTGACCACTGGTTGTTGGTGTCATAATGAATGTGGCTGCTGAGTATGTCGGGAATGCCGCGTGCCCGGGAGTGTCTAGGAATGTCACTGCTTCTGAACTGAATGTGCCAGCAGAGTGAGATTTTACCCGTGACCACTGGTTGTTGGTGTCATATTGAACTTTACTGCTGAGTATTTCATCGGGAGTGTGGCTGGACTGGCTGGGCTACGGAGgtacactgataaaattgcacCCTTTAGGTAGTcttactgataaaattccgctttgtaggtacttatagctgAAAAGTTGCTGCTCTACAAATTCACGAgcgtcactgataaaattccacgtCTATTTACATCTACAGTAGCTACAAAACCCTTACCATCAGCCTCCCTGGCCATCCGCACAGCTTCCTTGGTCTGTTCCATGACGCCGTCGTCCGCCGCCACCACCAGCACCACCACGTCGGTGGCGAACGCGCCGCGCGACCGCATCGCGGAGAATGCCGCGTGGCCCGGCGTGTCTAGGAATGTTACCGCTTCGCCGGAGGGCAGCTTCACTGCGGATGGAATGGGTGGTAATATTAGTTATAGATTTATGAAACCGTAAtcaaagttatccaaaaataacaacttagtaaagtaataataatatcggTAAAGTTAATCCAGTCAAAACATAGACCTGAGTCAAATAGATTGGTGCCAAACACTACAGGTAGAGTTTGTGGTGAGAGGATGAGCCAGTCAATGATATTATACGGCTTGCCCAGGGTGCGTTTCCGCTGGACCTATTATAGGTAAGATTATAGATAAGGATACATCACTCGAGGAAGCTCATTAGATTATGAAAACTACAATAACAACTTACTCTGAAAAGCTCCAATATGCTGTGTGATGCCTCCGAACTCTGTCTCCACTACGGCCGTGTCTCTCAGTGCATCTAGTAGCGTGGTCTTGCCGTGGTCGACGTGGCCCATGACGCATACGACAGGGGGCCGCGGGCGGAGAGCggaggcgggggcggggggtgCCGGCACTGCGTCTTTGTTCTGTTGACAAATATTGAAGACtatgagtaggtatttatattttacgcGGTTTTCAAGTAAACACAACACTCTTTAATTTGATTTCGGTAGATGGAAGACGGAAGGACTGAGTGTTGCGGCCAGGCCTAAACTCACATAAACAATTATTTGATTATTTCAGTACCCAGGTTCTAAACTAAAGATGAAGATGTTGCTGGTGACTGCATTAGGTAGAGACCAGTTTCTAAAAcaatcaataaattaattaccATTTCCTCTTCAACTTCTTGGTCAGGTCTAGGGACAATTTTGGACCGACAGCCGCATATCTTGACAACATCTCTGATGATCTGTGGATTGTGAATCACTGTGTTCTTGTTGTACTGAATGTCTGATGTTTTGTCAGCAAACTCCAAAGCATCCAGTATGTGATCTGCAACAACAAATTATTGTATTTCAAATattcttttttaataaattattgtacttaCCTGAAAACAACTTAATATGTTCAGATTTAAACATAGTTAAGACTTACAGTGTAGTGAGAGAAcacataacttttttatgaaaacagaCTTCATTATTGTATCTTACAACTGTGCCGAAAAAGTGCAGATCTAGTTTTATATACATATCTCttcatatacttacataatcagatggatttaaatatttacctatatcTTTCTCTAAGACTTGTGCAATTTCCTGGACAGTCATGTTGCGCCACACGCCCACCACATGTGAGCCGGCCTTTGGAGCATATCTGATCACTCTTCCACCATGGTTTTCCACAGACTGTAAAGAAAACAAtctaagttataaaaaaataatttcttacATAGGTAGTTAGATATCTACTGCATACAATTTTCaaagattttttcaaataaaatattttacaaatgaaGTGAGGTACAAAGTGTGAATCTTGTAAGTGTGGTATTGAATCCTAAGTACAATATGTCGATGTGTGGATCCGTACATACCTTTTCTTCTTtggtttttttcttcttataATAAATGGAAGATACCGATATTTGTCGATGCAAGAGTTTGTTACTGTCTAAAGTATGTCTATTGTAATTTACAAGCTTTAGAATACATTCTTTCTGCACAGATTTTATAGGTAACCTGCAAAATTATGGGATAGGTTAGATTTCataattgaataatttattattagtataagtACAGTTGACGAGTAGTAGTACAGTAGTAAGATAATACAAACCATCGAAAAAGTATGTTTCTGTACATGGTCTCTGCTTAGATATCAATACTTTTGCCGAGTTTCAAAGAAGTCTCAAGTTCATTTGTAAGTTTTTCAAGCAGGTTTTCTAACTTATAAGATAGAGACTACAACAGATTATCCCTAGATTTCTTAGTAATTAAAAGCACTATAGTTTAATAAACGATCTAACgggttataaaataaataaaatagcaataTTTCTTGATATTGATAATTCTAACCTGAAAATTAGTTTTGTTTTGACATTTCAGTCAGACATTTGACATTTAATTTGACTTTGACAATGACTGTCAACTTGACAGAGTATACAGACTAGGAGACCGTCAGTATTTTTAGGTTTGAACCTAATGAAAAAACAACGACAAGTTGGATAGTATAAGGATGTCTTAGGTGTTTCAAGGTGTCAAGTTcttaatatcaataaaaaattatatttgtgaATGTCGTtaatataaaagtatttaaatgaCGTGCAAATTAATTAAGTGTTATAATGGATAAGTTAAATAACATGCATTCATTAAATTGATTCAGGGATTTAAATtgcaaaaaattaaattttatttgacaTTCATATTGTTCTatgaaaaaacttaaaacaaatGAACCACGAAATCTATCCCTGCCGAGCCTGCCCTCAAGTGCTCAACAAAACAAATGTCCGATCTTGCGCCCATTTCGTAAGTTCCTCGAACGATAGTTTAGTTAGATTTAAACCCtcaataaattttaacattgTTGGGAAAAAGTGTAGTGTTATTAGTTTCGATCAAAAGCAATAAGGGTAACGAAACAAACGAATCCTTCATAACAAagtgttttatatttaacgTCTACGTCTACGAGAGGAATCAAgtttcattataaataatagtgtTTGCATAAGAGCTACAGAAAGCAAAGGACCTGCTGAATGATAGCGCAAGAGAGGATATTTTCCGAAACCGACGTAGACTGATGGACTCGCAAGATGGCAGTGAACCTATCTTCACCTTTCACTTCATAGCAACTGATTGATAGTGAATCTCGATGTGTTATCCGTTAGTTGTCAGTCGCAGCGCGGATGCTGACTCTGATTTTGTGCGATGGTGATAAAGTGCAAGAAATACAAGCAACAAACAATGAATACTAACACCATCAAGAACATGGACTACAACTGGTCCCCAGGGCCTGAGCCCCCCAACAGCCAGGAGGCGGGGGTCGCCAGGGCTGTCTTCAGTCCACACGCGAATTCCTTGCCATTTGAGGAGCGGCGTGTCACATTAGAGCAGCCAGTTAAGGTAACTTGTTTGTGTTACTGTTAAAAGTGTAATAAACAGAATCTTATTAGACTTTCAGGTTATAAATGCACTCTGATTGTTTGTGGGTTAGATGTGTGCGTTTAGTAGCACcttgtttatgtttttcatCTTGCTATGAGTGTAGAATGAGCCAAAGCCAGACCTCATACAGAATAAGGTTATCAACCATTCCGGTTAACATTCCCCCATGTAAATTAGGTCctacaataattatgtagtgcATGAGAAAATAggtttgaataaaaaaaacatacagttGTAAGGTAAGCTAGagttgtaagtaagtatgtatattgaTAATTTCTATGTAGCAGAACCATTCTCAGAATGTGCTAATTGTTACCATTGTTTACTAGTCActgtacaatacaatacagtaCTTAGCAACTGACAAAACACAGCACAAGGTTTTGCCATTTGTACTGGGTTTTATACGGATACAGCTTTTATAAACCTATTGATGTATGTATATcttatttttgtatggaaattacatttcaatagCTGTGACTCCAAGCTgtatactttttaaatattataaagtagaCAACAGCTGGTACTAATATTAACAGGTGATCAATATGAATACTGTACAAGAAGTGGCATTTGTTACTGGGCCATGTAATTTTTTCGCACTATAGGTACCATCTATTTAAACTTTAGTCCGTTTGTGTGCTATGCTTGTAACCAACATACACAATGTACAATGGGAATGGTAACATCATGTGAGCTCAGATTAGAGTGTGATACACTGTGAAAATCCTTATAACCACTTAATATGATTCTTctaaacaagtaaacaaaattataactacCCTAATTTAATTTGGTATTCCTAAAACATTATTTCAACATTTTTATAGATATAAAACTATCAAAGTAATTATTAcaagtatataaatattatagagGTACTAAAACAgaagtaaattaatttattgcgATCTTTACCTCTGCCAATCCTGGGAATTTTCCATACTATGGCAACCAATGGGTACACACAAGTCTGGTCAGAAGTATACAATATAAACGAGgctaattgtttttttttatttttatatgaaaaagtaggtaattaatattGAATATGAGTCTATGAGTAACTAGCATAATTCTCATAATAAGAtaagcatttaaaaaaataattatatgatgTTTCCCGCAAGCTTTTCTTTAACTTAAATGGTTTTTCCATTGAAAGTTTGGGATCAGTTTTCAGATATTACTAACCACTTTCTCATACCTATCCTCcctttttaatacatttagaTGTATAGATTTACAAATcagtacatacatatacattgtTATCACAAATGTTCTTGTATTTTTGtctaatgttatttttttaaagaagatATAATCATCATTTGGCATCTCAATAAGTTATATCATATTTGGGTTTCGAGTGCTAGTTATGGTAGGTACAGTAtcttagtaaaatgtataTCTTAGTTACATGCGTAGAATATTGGTTTTCAATACTATCTGTAATACTCTGGTGGCTCTCTCCATCTGGTGGTTGTTTTAGTCTAGATAGTCGACATTTGCTGAACTGTACACATAGAACATATCCTTGACATAAACTTCAAGAACCTGGTTTTGTCATAAATCATAGGATTGAAACCTCTATCTCCTATCTAGTGAGCTacataataagtttaaataGTGAACCTGCAATTATAAAACTTACCAgtctaattttaaaacatcaaATTGATTAGATATTTTTAGATCTGTACAAGTGATATGAATACTTGACTTTTACAGCAGCCAAtcataataaaagtaataGCTTATGTACAGCCCTCAATATGCCTTCCTGTTGGAGGCGTCATCCTGGTCTGAGTTTGTGTGCACCTTACAGCTTGATACAACAATAATGCAGCTAAATTGTAACTGATAGCCAAGTCATATCTAAAGTCTTATAACTATTGGCATAAGGGGTATTATGTGCATAATATTACATGTTATGTAGTGGACTTCACTGTGCTTAGATGAGTCAGCTTGACCCGAGGTGCTCGAGACATATTCAATTCTGCAGTTggcaattaaatttaatgagaTTAAATTGAAGTAAGTCAGCATATGCCACTGGAGGGATTTTGcttcagtttttttaaagtaggacTGTAATTTTATGACACATAGTTTTTGCAGTATTATGTTTAAAtgatttatcattatcacgcacattgaatacctacttattataccCATTTATGGTTGTAAACGATGACTAAACAAATAGTTAGGTAGCTGCACTAGTCACGCCTATTACTACACTAACACCCATATTCTAAGTCATTTCCTTCACTTAAGATTCTACTTCACTTGTTGAAGGATGCCATAAGGGATCTCTCACAGAACACTTCAAATCGGTATTCTAAGTCGGTATTTTGACATTCCTTCAAAAAGGAAGCTAGAAACATTTCGCttaggatttttttacgttctATAGCTAATTATATCATTTCCGGTCTCATTTTCTTTTGTCAATGGTAGAAATACGACTCCTTTTCTTGAGATTTATCAACACATTTTGTTCTACGCAGATGCTACAATCTATGACACGGAATAAATAACTTCAAATCTTCAAACAATgtctaaaaaaattgcagtaACGAATCGTGTTTAGTGTCAGTGTATAAAAAAGAATAACAATCAacattatagtgccacaaacttatctgttccggtgagagcgaactaaattggtccatataatctatgtcaatatgaaattcattagtacagtaagtaatgaggtatggaccaatttagttcgctctcaccggaacagataagtttgtggcactataacaTCTATGAAAACAATTTCTTCACTCCTGCAGTTTTAACAGCGTACCTATTAAAATCGTAATCTTTAGAAATTTCCTGTGATATCTAATTAATAGGTGAAAATGAGTGGAAGACATTTGATTATGTGTTCTACATTTTCTATGTTATTTCTAAAGTTTTTAGTCAGGCAGaagctggatgaggaagactGATTCGttgattattatgtaaaacattgtgatacttaaataaaacatttttaaagtacttacctgttattttttattacaaaatcatACATATGAAAAAAGTAATAAcgataaaatgtttatttagctaaaaactgtcttatttatttaacaaaaatcaaACTTTCATatcatacctaattaaaaGGCCTGGTTATAAATGCACTCCTTATTATGCTACCTCGCGCTGCATCCTGCACTTCAGCTACTGGAACAGCTTCCAGGTCAAGCTCAGGCTCAATTAAAGGCTCATTCGTTTTCACGCATATATTGTGGAGGACAGCACATGCCACTATGATGTGGCATGAGTTCTCTAAACTGTTCTGCAGCTTTCGGTTTAGACAAGCAAACCGTCTCTTAAGTACTCCATTTACTCGTTCTATAACATTTCTTGTGGAGATTTGTGCTCTGTTATATCGCTGTTTCTCTGGAGTATCTCTATTTGCAAAGCTGGCGGCAGTGGAAGGCCTCGGCgatttctattattatttacaaataatagaGGCATCAGCAGATTTATAACACTCGCTTTGCTAAATCGAAACCGTCCCTGAAATTCCGTATCATTGTAAAATTCGAAAGGGTTTTCAGCATCCCTTATGTATCGCCGTGCCAAGAAATTATATGGTTCTCCTAAAACGTATTCAATAAATTCGTCAAACTCCGCAATTTCTATCCTTTGAGTATCTATAAGGTAGCTCAAGAGGTACCTTCACTTTGACAGTTCATTCCAAAAGCTTGAGTAAGAAAATGCTTAAGTGAAGGAGACTTTTTATGACTATAGCTACCGAATTAAGGAAGAAACCTTAAGTCAAGGAAATTATAAGGAAAGGAAATGACTTAGAATATGGGTgtaagcgtcaattcacacgtaccacaaccacaccacgtcgcagcgacaaaatgtggtcaagctgtggttacgtgtgaattgtgtgacagcggctttttgcagttgcgttgtggcagcgacaaaatgtcgatgtggttgcgttgtcgctgtcattgcgatgtggtaaccacgtc encodes the following:
- the LOC105395723 gene encoding translation initiation factor IF-2, mitochondrial, which translates into the protein MYRNILFRWLPIKSVQKECILKLVNYNRHTLDSNKLLHRQISVSSIYYKKKKTKEEKSVENHGGRVIRYAPKAGSHVVGVWRNMTVQEIAQVLEKDIDHILDALEFADKTSDIQYNKNTVIHNPQIIRDVVKICGCRSKIVPRPDQEVEEEMNKDAVPAPPAPASALRPRPPVVCVMGHVDHGKTTLLDALRDTAVVETEFGGITQHIGAFQMKLPSGEAVTFLDTPGHAAFSAMRSRGAFATDVVVLVVAADDGVMEQTKEAVRMAREADVPILVAVNKIDKPDVNIKRTLQELAQCGVVCEEMGGDVQAIPISALKKTNLDTLVEALTLQAQLMELKADPGGYVEGVVIEAQVDPRTGKQATVLVQRGTLRRGSVIVAGNGWAKVRVINSAEGVPLQEAPPSTPAAVLGWRELPSAGDQVLEVASEKRANEVMRWRANQKMKEKQAVDLEAIKVKESDHNTEYRARLDHKRSIGRMRLRPTGPRQKMIQHDTHPTLSVIVKGDVDGSVEAILDILETYDEHDRVRLDLVHFGVGQVTPSDLEVADAFNAVIYAFNVDCPPAVTVEAKKSNIAIKHHNIIYKLIDDIKDEISMKIPKKQEEEFVGEANVLQQFVVTEGKKKVPVAGCRCMKGSLARNALYRVIRGQEVVHEGKLASMKHLKDEVNTIKRDMECGLRFEDTSFEVKPGDTIVCYKMVDASEKTDWDPGF